In one window of Gossypium hirsutum isolate 1008001.06 chromosome A01, Gossypium_hirsutum_v2.1, whole genome shotgun sequence DNA:
- the LOC121229663 gene encoding protein downstream neighbor of Son, with protein MAKVAAHSALTSTSQQIGGDALKFGTSVKRKTPSELRGEQLKRTNVAELVSKSLAPSEMENGLKKADPQRNPKYIDIRMDKVFPAKKPRFKLPSGKENAKENSSIEQTSSLKKISAFSNLAAKRMQQLSCPEGSVASVDVPKDDVPHRTLEKCNQGTFLSVTELSTGGQKLSGLATVDMDKALKGLAACEAIPNIPPESSERFDDISSGNFCSDFHVRGQKIPLDFTLKTYAQLVSSSPVNWLHRSMMCGTYNGMPQFTSHSGSSEGKNICSASQTRLASQVLNSNAFHSWIYPQSTIPPSLISVLISAAADGVEMDFLRKRLGAWEESFRSLYYMFRENACRIFYVCTSHFLVMFTAADGLGRSRSYHAYISQSTRGLRSSLKEQDVSFSMPLCHSYVEHVTTEDLLELSEIEKHNLGQTRRMNSFSDVDNTPQSLLAFSGKENVHGLYEILLNYRSFLTVLNATDVPLLYSPVPFQHAALSAPEVRCMEIKRPDRGAALPHDSILKDSCSMPNSSAGLCYSIEIKDSYIPPWIISNMCAQMVSKGQSFEASFTTEHTSVGLNIGVGAVCEIGDSSEATQETIGYAFDIPGVMVSPHLNSGLVKGLKYCNDSYIVSLSPL; from the exons ATGGCAAAGGTAGCTGCGCATAGTGCCTTAACTTCTACTTCACAACAAATCGGCGGGGATGCCCTCAAATTTGGTACATCAGTTAAAAGGAAGACCCCTTCGGAACTTAGA GGGGAACAATTAAAGCGGACAAATGTTGCTGAGCTTGTTAGTAAATCTTTGGCCCCAAG TGAGATGGAGAATGGACTCAAAAAAGCAGATCCGCAAAGAAATCCAAAATATATTGACATCCGTATGGACAAAGTTTTTCCTGCCAAGAAACCAAGGTTCAAGCTGCCTTCAGGAAAAGAAAATGCCAAG GAAAATAGTTCAATTGAGCAAACTAGCAGCCTAAAGAAGATCTCTGCATTTTCAAATTTGGCTGCCAAGAGAATGCAACAGCTTTCATG TCCTGAGGGTTCTGTTGCTTCTGTTGATGTTCCAAAAGATGATGTGCCCCATCGAACACTTGAAAAATGCAATCAGGGTACATTTCTCAGTGTTACCGAGCTTTCAACAGGGGGCCAAAAGTTATCAGGCTTGGCAACTGTTGACATG GATAAAGCATTGAAAGGACTAGCTGCTTGTGAAGCAATCCCGAATATACCTCCTGAGTCTTCTGAAAGATTTGATGATATTTCGTCAGGGAACTTCTGCTCTGATTTCCATGTCAGAGGACAGAAGATTCCTCTGGATTTCACTTTGAAAACTTATGCACAATTGGTGTCCTCCTCTCCAGTGAATTG GTTACATAGGTCAATGATGTGTGGTACATATAATGGTATGCCTCAATTTACCTCACATTCTGGTTCTTCCGAGGGAAAAAATATTTGCAGTGCTTCTCAGACCAGGCTGGCTTCCCAAGTGTTGAATTCTAATGCATTTCATTCTTGGATTTATCCTCAATCTACCATACCACCATCTCTCATTTCAGTATTGATCTCAGCAGCAGCAGATGGAG TTGAAATGGATTTCTTAAGAAAACGACTTGGGGCATGGGAGGAATCATTTCGAAGTCTTTACTATATGTTTCGGGAGAATGCTTGTCGCATATTTTATG TGTGTACTTCACATTTTTTGGTGATGTTCACTGCTGCTGACGGCTTGGGAAGAAGTAGATCATACCATGCTTATATCTCTCAGTCAACTAGAGGTTTGAGATCATCACTAAAGGAGCAA GATGTTTCTTTTTCTATGCCTCTTTGCCATTCTTATGTAGAACACGTCACCACTGAGGATCTCTTAGAGCTTTCAGAAATTGAGAAGCATAATCTGGGTCAG ACTCGACGCATGAATTCCTTCTCTGATGTTGATAATACTCCACAGTCTTTGCTGGCTTTCAGTGGAAAGGAGAATGTACATGGTTTGTATGAGATTTTGTTAAATTATCG ATCTTTCTTGACTGTTTTGAATGCCACGGATGTTCCTCTATTATATTCGCCTGTGCCATTTCAACATGCTGCTCTTTCTGCCCCTGAG GTTAGATGCATGGAGATAAAAAGACCCGATCGTGGTGCTGCTCTTCCCCATGATTCAATCTTGAAAGACAGTTGCTCCATGCCAAATTCATCTGCTGGCCTTTGCTATAGCATTGAAATCAAGGATTCATACATTCCCCCTTGGATCATCAGCAACATGTGTGCTCAAATGGTCTCTAAAGGACAAAGCTTTGAAGCAAG CTTTACAACAGAGCATACCTCAGTTGGGTTAAATATTGGAGTGGGGGCAGTTTGTGAAATTGGTGATAGTAGTGAAGCCACACAGGAAACAATAGGGTATGCCTTTGATATTCCTGGAGTTATGGTTTCCCCTCATTTGAATTCAGGTTTAGTAAAGGGGTTGAAATACTGCAATGACTCATATATAGTGTCTCTCAGCCCTCTATGA
- the LOC107925649 gene encoding myosin-binding protein 7, giving the protein MESEIFSPPRGLLKCCNCSCTTCALIGAPSNTWFRSVKRKYDEFETGNRFYVPGVDIFSNAQVQIENECAALRETVSSQQGTIQDLFTDLEEERSASSTAATEAMSMILKLQSEKAEIEMEARQFKRFAEEKIAHDQQEIMILEDLLYKREQTIQALTCQAQAYKHRMMSYGFTESEVEGEKDEQLWHPSVAEDFNAEAEVDLPAYDYPPLKCNLNENPGNDVEDVEDVEDVEKYAFGATPHAREHLRNLEERISQMESIPSSNQLDGETPGTRNVFEKVVVGHSPRRPRHSRKFSMDSTNSFISREMGSEFISDSPRFNFGSPRFNTSFKKMELVSEMDEISSTRRMDNASEVGDDMSDRVYTIDSVHNGVPYNGTADHKSGFGISDNYASTPREAFNLPDVCDPDIKKLYMRLQNLEADRESMRQALLSMRTDKAQLVLLKEIAQHLCKEMPPERQVTVGKPSMLGGLFKWVASSVSWSRRARRSKYLYGLSPNNVGLLMLLDKGPRLRQWRCLSSTQV; this is encoded by the exons ATGGAGTCAGAAATATTTTCACCTCCAAGAGGTTTGTTAAAATGTTGTAATTGCAGTTGTACTACCTGTGCTTTAATTGGAGCTCCTTCGAATACTTGGTTCCGGTCTGTGAAACGAAAATATGATGAGTTTGAGACTGGAAACAGGTTTTATGTTCCGGGGGTCGATATTTTTTCCAATGCCCAAGTCCAAATTGAGAATGAATGTGCTGCCTTGCGGGAGACCGTTAGCAGCCAACAAGGGACAATACAGGACTTGTTTACAGATTTGGAGGAAGAGAGAAGTGCCTCGTCTACGGCTGCAACTGAGGCTATGTCAATGATATTGAAGTTGCAGAGCGAGAAGGCAGAGATTGAAATGGAGGCCAGGCAATTCAAGCGTTTTGCCGAGGAGAAAATTGCTCATGACCAACAGGAGATAATGATTTTGGAGGATCTGTTGTATAAGAGGGAGCAGACAATTCAAGCTCTAACATGTCAAGCCCAGGCATACAAGCATAGGATGATGAGTTATGGGTTTACAGAGTCAGAGGTTGAAGGTGAGAAGGATGAACAGCTTTGGCATCCAAGTGTTGCTGAGGACTTCAATGCCGAAGCTGAAGTTGATCTTCCTGCATATGATTATCCACCTCTTAAGTGCAATTTGAATGAGAATCCTGGTAATGATGTGGAAGACGTTGAAGATGTTGAAGACGTGGAAAAATATGCATTTGGTGCGACCCCTCATGCCCGAGAACACTTGAGGAATCTGGAAGAAAGGATCTCCCAAATGGAGAGTATTCCCAGCAGCAATCAGCTGGATGGAGAGACTCCTGGAACAAGGAATGTTTTCGAGAAGGTGGTAGTCGGACACTCTCCTAGGCGACCAAGACATTCAAGGAAGTTTTCAATGGATAGTACAAATTCGTTCATTTCTAGGGAGATGGGTTCAGAGTTTATCAGTGACTCTCCTAGGTTTAACTTTGGTTCTCCCAGGTTTAATACCAGCTTCAAGAAGATGGAATTAGTTTCCGAAATGGATGAGATTTCTAGCACAAGAAGAATGGATAATGCTTCAGAAGTTGGAGATGATATGAGTGATAGAGTTTATACTATTGATTCTGTCCATAATGGAGTGCCATATAATGGAACTGCTGATCACAAATCTGGATTTGGAATTTCTGATAATTATGCATCCACTCCAAGGGAGGCATTTAATCTACCAGATGTTTGTGATCCTGATATCAAGAAGCTCTACATGAGGCTTCAGAACCTTGAGGCTGACAGGGAATCGATGAGACAAGCATTATTATCGATGCGAACTGACAAAGCACAGTTGGTCCTACTGAAAGAAATAGCTCAACATTTGTGCAAGGAAATGCCACCAGAAAGACAAGTGACTGTGGGGAAGCCATCTATGCTTGGAGGCCTCTTCAAG TGGGTTGCATCTTCAGTTTCTTGGAGTCGGAGAGCTCGCCGAAGCAA GTACCTGTATGGATTATCACCAAACAATGTCGGGTTGCTAATGCTTCTAGACAAGGGCCCTCGACTGAGGCAATGGAGATGCCTTTCAAGCACACAAGTGTGA